The following are from one region of the Bradyrhizobium septentrionale genome:
- a CDS encoding ABC transporter permease — translation MSAMDTIHNDESREPAFGFWRRSYAMLVKEFIQLRRDRVSFAMIIMLPVMQLTLFGYAINTTPRNLPTAVLTQEDSDLGRSILKAMQNTAYFRFVREVHTVAEFDDLLQSGKVLFGVEIPRGFERAVRRGDKPALLVAADATDPVASGSALGALGPLVQSALAHDLHIGDPPEMPFEIRAHARYNPAADSRLNIVPGLVGTILTMTMLIFTALSVTREIERGTMESLLSMPIKPVEVMFGKIIPYVLVGFIQATLIIAIGIVLFGVPVLGSLTLLALLTTLFITTNLSIGYTFSTIVQNQLQAMQLSMMFFLPSILLSGFMFPFAGMPVWAQYIGEGLPLTHFVRIVRAIMLKGAAMQNLQYDTIALVALMLFAMTVAVTRFRRTLD, via the coding sequence ATGAGCGCAATGGACACGATCCACAATGACGAGAGCAGGGAGCCGGCATTCGGCTTCTGGCGGCGCAGCTACGCGATGCTGGTCAAGGAGTTCATCCAGCTTCGCCGCGATCGCGTCTCGTTCGCCATGATCATCATGCTGCCGGTGATGCAGCTGACGCTGTTCGGCTACGCCATCAACACCACGCCGCGCAATCTGCCGACGGCGGTGCTGACCCAGGAGGACAGCGATCTCGGGCGCTCGATCCTGAAGGCGATGCAGAACACCGCCTATTTCCGTTTCGTCCGCGAGGTCCACACCGTCGCGGAGTTCGACGATCTGCTGCAATCCGGCAAGGTGCTGTTCGGCGTCGAGATCCCGCGCGGCTTCGAGCGCGCGGTGCGGCGCGGCGACAAGCCGGCGCTGCTGGTGGCGGCCGACGCCACCGACCCGGTGGCGTCGGGCTCTGCGCTCGGCGCGCTCGGGCCGCTGGTGCAGTCGGCGCTGGCGCACGACCTGCACATCGGCGATCCGCCGGAGATGCCGTTCGAGATCCGCGCCCATGCCCGCTACAACCCGGCGGCGGATTCTCGCCTCAACATCGTGCCCGGCCTGGTCGGGACCATCCTGACCATGACTATGCTGATCTTCACCGCGCTGTCGGTGACCCGTGAGATCGAGCGCGGCACCATGGAGAGCCTGCTGTCGATGCCGATCAAGCCGGTCGAGGTGATGTTCGGCAAGATCATCCCCTATGTGCTGGTCGGCTTCATCCAGGCCACGCTGATCATCGCCATCGGCATCGTGCTGTTCGGCGTGCCGGTTCTCGGCAGCCTGACCCTGCTGGCGCTGCTGACCACGCTGTTCATCACCACCAATCTGTCGATCGGCTACACATTCTCGACCATCGTGCAGAATCAGCTGCAGGCGATGCAGCTGTCGATGATGTTCTTCCTGCCGAGCATCCTGCTGTCCGGCTTCATGTTTCCGTTCGCGGGCATGCCGGTCTGGGCGCAATATATCGGCGAGGGGCTGCCGCTGACCCATTTCGTCCGCATCGTCCGTGCCATCATGCTGAAGGGCGCCGCGATGCAGAACCTGCAATACGACACCATCGCGCTGGTCGCCCTGATGCTGTTCGCCATGACGGTGGCCGTGACGCGCTTCCGCCGCACGCTTGATTGA
- a CDS encoding ABC transporter ATP-binding protein produces the protein MNSGPTSARSNASGIAIDVKGLSKSFSGREVVHDLSMQVKRGSIYGFLGPNGSGKTTTIRILCGLLTPDSGEGTCLGYDIRRDADKIKRKVGYMTQRFSLYQDLSVRENLEFVARLYGMPDPRGAARDMIARIGLKGREDQLAANLSGGWKQRLALGACTLPNPQLLLLDEPTAGVDPKARRDFWNEIHALAAEGLTVLVSTHYMDEAERCHEIAYIAYGHLLAHGTVDEVIAASALSTWTVTGEDFNGLMAELTGKPGVDMVAPFGTSLHVSGRDKAALEAAIAPYRDNSKWRWQPSEPSLEDVFIDLMGRSKDNFQG, from the coding sequence ATGAATAGCGGCCCGACCAGCGCGCGGTCCAACGCATCCGGCATCGCGATCGATGTGAAGGGCCTGAGCAAATCGTTCAGTGGGCGAGAGGTCGTCCATGACCTGTCGATGCAGGTCAAGCGCGGCTCGATCTACGGCTTCCTCGGTCCCAACGGCAGCGGCAAGACCACGACCATCCGGATTCTCTGCGGTCTGCTGACGCCCGACAGCGGCGAGGGCACCTGCCTCGGCTACGACATCAGGCGCGATGCCGACAAGATCAAGCGCAAGGTCGGCTACATGACGCAGCGCTTCAGCCTCTATCAGGATCTGTCGGTGCGCGAGAACCTGGAATTCGTCGCGCGGCTCTACGGCATGCCGGATCCGCGCGGCGCCGCGCGCGACATGATCGCACGCATCGGCCTCAAGGGTCGCGAGGACCAGCTCGCCGCCAATCTGTCCGGCGGCTGGAAGCAGCGGCTGGCGCTCGGCGCCTGCACGCTGCCCAATCCGCAATTGCTGCTGCTGGACGAGCCGACCGCGGGCGTCGATCCCAAGGCGCGGCGCGACTTCTGGAACGAGATCCACGCGCTTGCCGCCGAAGGCCTGACCGTGCTGGTCTCGACCCACTACATGGACGAGGCCGAGCGCTGTCACGAGATCGCCTATATCGCCTACGGCCACCTGCTGGCCCACGGCACGGTGGACGAGGTGATCGCGGCCTCCGCGCTGTCGACCTGGACGGTGACGGGCGAGGACTTCAACGGGCTGATGGCCGAGCTCACGGGCAAACCCGGCGTCGACATGGTGGCGCCGTTCGGCACCAGCCTGCACGTCTCCGGCCGCGACAAGGCCGCGCTCGAGGCCGCCATTGCGCCCTATCGCGACAATTCGAAATGGCGCTGGCAGCCGAGCGAGCCATCGCTCGAGGACGTCTTCATCGACCTGATGGGCCGCTCCAAGGACAATTTTCAAGGATAG
- a CDS encoding HlyD family secretion protein: protein MTSSRMMKLVTVVVLAAALAGCQEKRDPGFQGWVEADMIFVSPDESGRVIKLNVREGDEVKPGDQLYSVDDDLQRADLNQNNATLANAQQSYDRAASLRGTGAGTQANLDSALSALRVAEARVVSSQTRLDRRKGFAPIAGAIQQIYFREGEMVQAQRPVLSIMPPGNMKLRFFVPEAELPKLALGDQVRVTCDNCADDLTAKIYFIATTAEYTPPVIYSLDERNKLVYLVQARPSRPDVLRVGQPISIYINPKTNPKTPLADRR from the coding sequence ATGACCTCGTCGCGCATGATGAAGCTCGTGACCGTCGTCGTGCTGGCGGCTGCGCTCGCCGGTTGCCAGGAGAAGCGGGATCCCGGCTTCCAGGGCTGGGTCGAGGCCGATATGATCTTCGTCAGCCCCGATGAATCCGGCCGCGTGATCAAGCTCAACGTCCGCGAGGGCGACGAGGTCAAGCCTGGCGATCAGCTGTACTCGGTCGACGACGATCTGCAGCGCGCCGATCTCAACCAGAACAATGCCACGCTGGCGAACGCGCAGCAGAGCTATGACCGCGCGGCCTCGCTGCGCGGCACCGGCGCCGGCACCCAGGCCAATCTGGATTCGGCGCTCTCGGCGCTGCGCGTCGCGGAGGCCCGCGTCGTGAGCTCGCAGACCCGGCTCGACCGCCGCAAGGGCTTTGCGCCGATCGCGGGTGCGATCCAGCAGATCTATTTCCGCGAGGGCGAGATGGTGCAGGCGCAGCGGCCGGTGCTGTCGATCATGCCGCCCGGCAACATGAAGCTGCGCTTCTTCGTGCCGGAGGCCGAGCTGCCGAAGCTTGCGCTCGGCGACCAGGTGAGGGTGACCTGCGACAATTGCGCTGATGACCTCACCGCAAAAATCTATTTCATCGCCACCACCGCGGAGTACACACCGCCGGTGATCTACAGCCTCGATGAGCGCAACAAGCTGGTCTATCTGGTCCAGGCGCGGCCGAGCCGGCCCGATGTGCTGCGCGTCGGCCAGCCGATCAGCATCTACATCAATCCCAAGACTAACCCGAAGACGCCGTTGGCGGACCGCAGATGA
- a CDS encoding TetR/AcrR family transcriptional regulator gives MKKPTRTPSARRRTTIRAAAAKVPKVASAKLSEPKPAANRAEKSAERRAAIIEAAMDEFIARGFAATRLDDVAKRAGVAKGTLYLYFKDKESMFEELIRTALVPLIGRMTALPTITGPVRDAVEGFAETFIREVVSTRRGDIIRLIVSEGPRFPAIADFYFREVVSKGLAGMKALVQLAITRGEIKHRELGQFPQLIVAPAIVAVIWQSLFARHAPLDGLAMFKVHLDLIFGERRTT, from the coding sequence ATGAAGAAACCGACCCGCACCCCGTCTGCCAGGCGCCGGACCACGATCCGGGCCGCCGCGGCGAAGGTCCCGAAAGTGGCCTCGGCCAAGCTGTCCGAGCCGAAGCCGGCCGCGAACCGCGCCGAGAAATCCGCGGAGCGGCGCGCGGCGATCATCGAGGCGGCGATGGACGAGTTCATCGCCCGCGGCTTTGCCGCGACCCGGCTCGACGATGTCGCCAAGCGGGCGGGCGTCGCCAAGGGCACGCTCTATCTCTACTTCAAGGACAAGGAGTCGATGTTCGAGGAGCTGATCCGCACCGCGCTGGTGCCACTGATCGGCCGCATGACCGCGCTGCCGACCATTACCGGCCCGGTGCGCGACGCGGTGGAGGGATTTGCCGAGACCTTCATCCGCGAGGTCGTCTCGACCCGCCGCGGCGATATCATCCGGCTCATCGTTTCGGAGGGGCCACGCTTCCCGGCGATCGCCGATTTCTATTTCCGCGAGGTAGTGTCGAAGGGCCTCGCTGGTATGAAGGCGTTGGTCCAGCTTGCGATCACGCGCGGCGAGATCAAGCACCGGGAGCTCGGGCAATTTCCCCAGCTGATCGTCGCGCCCGCGATCGTCGCGGTGATCTGGCAGAGCCTGTTTGCCCGGCACGCACCGCTCGACGGGCTCGCGATGTTCAAGGTCCATCTCGATCTGATCTTCGGCGAACGGAGGACAACATGA
- a CDS encoding DUF2000 family protein: protein MQFDTKIAVVIRTDLEVWQKLNVASFLAGGIAASFPDCIGDNYEDGSGTRYLSLIGQPILIYGADRAQLSRALERALARDVRPALYTEDMFSTTHDAANREVVKAVARADLNLVGLAFRAERKVVDKILDGLKFHT from the coding sequence ATGCAGTTCGACACCAAGATCGCGGTCGTGATCCGCACCGACCTGGAAGTCTGGCAGAAGCTCAACGTGGCGTCCTTTCTTGCCGGTGGCATCGCGGCTTCGTTTCCCGACTGTATCGGCGACAATTACGAGGACGGCTCGGGGACCAGATATCTCTCCCTGATCGGCCAGCCGATCCTGATCTACGGCGCCGACCGCGCGCAGCTGTCGCGGGCACTGGAGCGCGCGCTGGCGCGCGACGTGCGGCCGGCGCTCTACACCGAGGACATGTTCAGCACCACGCATGACGCCGCCAACCGCGAGGTGGTGAAGGCGGTCGCACGCGCCGACCTCAACCTGGTCGGTCTCGCCTTTCGCGCCGAGCGCAAGGTGGTCGACAAGATCCTCGATGGGCTGAAGTTTCACACGTAG
- a CDS encoding alpha/beta hydrolase family protein produces the protein MRILLALLLSFVTVAHAEDRGLLPGLIAAPMLLPVRISGKDMTLDSYVIRPDRPGRFPLVIMTHGTPGGGEGFFDRIARRTPISFNVAAVALAQRGYATLSIMRRGFGRSGGGYSEGLPAPCDYTSGVRIGADDVIAALAVARNEPWVDADHILLFGHSTGGLTMLAAAERNPAGVVGILNFDGGYHSFAGPGQPCGADRLVDTAATLGRTVHVPALWLYAENDQFYGPDLARQMFAAYTSGGAPARLQILPPFGKNGHDLVLEGAAGRWLSVVEPFLAELKLPTAVMIDLPEPAALAAPPSLSPGCQRAFTGYAAQRSDAKAFAVNDRGGCGYGTGRSVAEARDNAIAECSNKDTACHVYAVGQHVGEN, from the coding sequence ATGCGGATTTTGCTCGCGCTGCTGCTGTCGTTCGTCACCGTCGCGCATGCCGAGGACCGCGGCCTGCTGCCCGGGCTGATCGCCGCGCCGATGCTGCTGCCCGTCAGGATATCCGGCAAGGATATGACGCTCGACAGCTACGTCATCCGCCCGGATCGGCCGGGCCGGTTTCCGCTGGTGATCATGACGCATGGCACACCGGGGGGCGGCGAGGGCTTCTTCGACAGGATCGCACGGCGCACGCCGATCAGCTTCAACGTCGCCGCCGTCGCGCTGGCGCAGCGCGGCTACGCGACGCTCTCCATCATGCGCCGCGGCTTCGGACGATCGGGTGGCGGCTATTCGGAGGGACTGCCGGCGCCCTGCGACTACACTTCTGGGGTGCGCATCGGCGCCGACGATGTCATCGCGGCGCTCGCCGTGGCTCGCAACGAGCCTTGGGTCGATGCCGATCACATCCTGCTGTTCGGGCACTCCACCGGCGGACTGACCATGTTGGCCGCGGCGGAGCGCAATCCGGCCGGGGTGGTGGGCATCCTGAACTTCGACGGCGGCTACCACTCCTTCGCCGGGCCGGGCCAGCCCTGCGGGGCCGATCGCCTCGTCGATACGGCGGCGACGCTCGGACGCACGGTGCACGTGCCCGCGCTGTGGCTCTACGCCGAAAACGACCAATTCTACGGCCCCGATCTGGCGCGCCAGATGTTCGCCGCCTACACCTCCGGCGGGGCGCCGGCGCGATTGCAGATCCTGCCGCCGTTTGGCAAGAACGGCCATGACCTCGTTCTTGAGGGCGCAGCCGGCAGATGGCTTTCCGTCGTCGAACCGTTCCTCGCCGAGCTGAAGCTGCCGACCGCTGTCATGATCGACTTGCCCGAGCCAGCCGCGCTTGCCGCACCGCCGAGTCTTTCACCGGGATGCCAGAGGGCGTTTACCGGCTATGCCGCCCAGCGCAGCGATGCCAAGGCGTTTGCGGTCAACGACAGAGGCGGCTGCGGCTACGGCACCGGCCGGTCGGTTGCGGAGGCGCGCGACAATGCCATCGCGGAGTGCTCCAACAAGGACACAGCGTGCCATGTGTATGCCGTTGGACAGCACGTTGGCGAGAACTGA
- a CDS encoding tetratricopeptide repeat protein — MAHARAETALDARCTGKPDVAWDAQIAGCTEAIASGKFTGKDLAKALTYRAQAYAQTGDLDRSLADIEQVIRLDPNDAFAVGARGDINLVKKDYDHALADYSKAAALAPDFDLALIGRGIVFLATGKYDNAVAEFDSALRLQPASAAALYWRGITKRQQGDAAGSEADIVAAKKIDPHVDR; from the coding sequence GTGGCGCATGCACGCGCCGAGACCGCGTTGGATGCCAGATGCACCGGCAAGCCCGATGTAGCGTGGGACGCGCAGATCGCAGGATGTACCGAGGCGATCGCGTCAGGCAAGTTCACCGGCAAGGATCTCGCAAAAGCCCTGACCTACCGCGCCCAGGCCTATGCGCAGACCGGCGATCTCGACCGCAGCCTCGCCGATATCGAGCAGGTGATCCGGCTCGATCCGAACGATGCCTTTGCGGTCGGCGCACGCGGCGACATTAATCTGGTGAAGAAGGATTACGACCATGCGCTGGCCGACTACAGCAAGGCGGCCGCGCTGGCGCCCGACTTCGATCTCGCCTTGATCGGTCGCGGCATCGTGTTTCTCGCAACCGGCAAATACGACAATGCGGTCGCCGAATTCGATTCAGCGCTCCGGCTGCAACCGGCCTCCGCCGCAGCGCTGTACTGGCGCGGCATCACCAAGCGCCAGCAGGGTGACGCCGCCGGGAGCGAAGCGGACATCGTTGCGGCGAAGAAGATCGACCCGCATGTCGACCGCTAG
- a CDS encoding NAD(P)/FAD-dependent oxidoreductase, which translates to MISKADVVVIGSGGLGAATAYYLSKRGGLSVALIDKHEIGSQTSPRAAGMVSCVRKSDLMVGLIKDACRKIEAFTEETGQPLDWVHSGSLKIARRPQDAEVIEDDLERGRRTGLDVELISPEEASRLNPFLQPTGVVAAMRIGDDRYFDPAQVAVGFARAAAAQGATLLPKTDVRAVNIVGGNVIGVTTANGVIESPVVVDAAGAWTRQVAEASGIRVPLVPTRQQLIVTEPLDGARADLPMIRIMDAAVYTRPCQGGFLWGVYEETPRFFDMQSLGAGFDVKDMPLDIEVLHAAADEVKDQLPFLQTAKVREFRGGIPTMTADGHHILGPATGATGFYFASGCNVAGLSISPAIGEALAAWIVDGKPPVDLSPMSVARFKDQSWSDDQLQHDAAWQYRHFYGAV; encoded by the coding sequence ATGATCAGCAAGGCCGATGTTGTTGTTATTGGTTCGGGCGGATTGGGCGCGGCCACGGCGTATTACTTGAGCAAGCGTGGAGGTCTCAGCGTCGCCCTCATCGACAAGCATGAGATCGGATCACAAACCTCGCCGCGCGCCGCGGGCATGGTGAGCTGCGTTCGCAAAAGCGACCTGATGGTTGGCCTCATCAAGGACGCTTGCCGCAAGATCGAGGCGTTCACGGAAGAGACCGGCCAGCCGCTCGACTGGGTGCACTCTGGCAGCCTGAAGATCGCGCGCCGGCCACAGGACGCCGAAGTGATCGAGGACGACCTCGAGCGCGGGCGGCGCACCGGCCTCGATGTCGAGCTGATCTCTCCGGAAGAGGCGAGCCGTCTCAATCCGTTCTTGCAGCCGACTGGTGTCGTCGCAGCGATGCGGATCGGCGACGACCGGTATTTCGACCCGGCGCAGGTGGCTGTCGGTTTCGCCAGAGCCGCGGCGGCCCAGGGTGCAACCTTGCTGCCGAAGACCGACGTACGCGCCGTGAACATCGTCGGCGGCAACGTGATCGGCGTGACCACGGCGAACGGCGTCATTGAAAGTCCTGTCGTCGTCGATGCCGCCGGTGCGTGGACGCGGCAGGTCGCGGAGGCAAGCGGGATTCGCGTGCCGCTGGTGCCGACCCGGCAGCAATTGATCGTCACCGAGCCCCTGGATGGCGCGCGTGCCGACTTGCCGATGATCCGCATCATGGATGCCGCCGTGTATACGCGCCCGTGTCAGGGCGGTTTCCTCTGGGGTGTCTACGAGGAAACGCCGCGCTTCTTCGACATGCAATCGCTCGGGGCCGGCTTCGACGTCAAGGACATGCCGCTCGATATTGAGGTGCTTCATGCAGCCGCCGATGAGGTAAAGGATCAGCTGCCGTTCCTGCAAACCGCCAAGGTGCGGGAATTTCGTGGCGGCATTCCGACGATGACCGCTGACGGCCATCATATTCTTGGCCCGGCCACTGGTGCGACCGGCTTCTATTTTGCAAGCGGGTGCAATGTCGCCGGCCTCTCTATCTCGCCGGCCATCGGTGAGGCGCTTGCGGCCTGGATCGTGGACGGCAAGCCGCCCGTCGATCTATCGCCGATGTCGGTCGCGCGGTTCAAGGACCAATCGTGGTCTGACGACCAATTGCAGCACGACGCCGCCTGGCAATATCGACACTTCTACGGCGCCGTCTGA
- a CDS encoding DUF4189 domain-containing protein yields MLIGATRFTVDNFVTKAHAAGAFAVGKCGAYGQAYDYPAEGAARAAALKQCKGDCTTVTMKRACAALAIDMKNPCGAHGYAVAPKISSSLNAATKKCYDYGGKECVIRAWACDAKG; encoded by the coding sequence TTGCTGATTGGAGCCACACGTTTCACAGTGGATAACTTCGTCACCAAGGCCCACGCGGCCGGCGCGTTCGCGGTAGGCAAATGCGGTGCCTATGGCCAGGCCTATGACTATCCCGCGGAAGGCGCGGCGCGCGCCGCGGCACTGAAGCAGTGCAAGGGCGATTGCACCACCGTGACCATGAAGCGCGCCTGTGCCGCGCTCGCGATCGACATGAAAAATCCTTGCGGCGCGCACGGGTATGCGGTGGCGCCAAAGATCTCGAGCTCGCTCAATGCCGCGACCAAGAAGTGCTACGACTACGGCGGCAAGGAATGCGTGATCCGCGCCTGGGCCTGCGACGCCAAGGGCTAG
- a CDS encoding NTP transferase domain-containing protein yields the protein MKFGPASPADAIGGVTVHTLRQGALVLKKGTTIGPEEVEALTKAGVKDVVVVRLEKGDVSEDVAAASIAQAVAGEGVNVERAFTGRANLFAARPGVLVVDRGAVDRINGVDEAITFATLAAYKPVVEGEMIATVKLIPFGVEGRLRDAAVAVAGHDTLRIAPYVIKKVGVVSTLLPGLAPKVIDKTLRVTAERLAPAGATIIAERRVPHDETVLATAIKELLGLGAELVIVFGASAIADRRDVIPAAITEIGGAIEHFGMPVDPGNLLLIGSAGGVPVLGAPGCARSPVENGFDWVLMRLLAGIKVTRSDLTGMGVGGLLMEIVTRPQPRTVPDTEGNRNVAAIVLAAGRSTRMGGPNKLLAELDGKKLARIVAEQALASKASEVIVVTGHQADLVEQALDGLKVKLVRNPDFAGGLASSVKAGIAAVSDAADGAIVCLGDMPLIDAQLIDRLIETFEPDRGHLIAVPVSEGRRGNPVLWSRRFFGELMTLDGDIGARHLIAKHAEVVAEVPVEGNSAFLDIDTPQALEAARRS from the coding sequence ATGAAGTTCGGTCCCGCCAGTCCGGCCGACGCGATTGGCGGCGTCACCGTGCATACGCTCCGCCAGGGTGCGCTGGTGCTCAAGAAGGGCACCACGATCGGCCCGGAGGAGGTCGAGGCGCTGACCAAAGCCGGTGTCAAGGACGTCGTCGTGGTGCGGCTGGAGAAGGGCGACGTCTCCGAGGACGTCGCGGCCGCCAGCATCGCGCAGGCGGTGGCGGGCGAGGGCGTCAATGTCGAGCGCGCCTTCACCGGCCGCGCCAATCTGTTCGCGGCGCGTCCCGGCGTGCTGGTGGTCGACCGCGGCGCGGTCGACCGCATCAACGGCGTCGACGAGGCCATCACCTTTGCGACGCTGGCGGCGTATAAGCCGGTGGTCGAAGGCGAGATGATCGCGACCGTCAAGCTGATCCCATTCGGCGTCGAGGGCAGGCTGCGCGACGCGGCCGTCGCGGTCGCCGGCCACGACACGCTGCGGATCGCGCCCTATGTGATCAAAAAAGTCGGCGTGGTCTCGACGCTGCTGCCGGGCCTGGCGCCGAAGGTGATCGACAAGACGCTGCGCGTCACCGCTGAGCGGCTCGCGCCCGCCGGCGCCACCATCATTGCCGAGCGCCGCGTGCCGCATGACGAGACCGTGCTCGCGACCGCGATCAAGGAATTACTCGGCCTCGGCGCCGAGCTCGTCATCGTGTTCGGGGCATCGGCGATCGCCGACCGCCGCGACGTCATCCCGGCCGCGATTACCGAGATCGGCGGCGCGATCGAGCATTTCGGCATGCCGGTCGATCCCGGCAATCTGCTGTTGATCGGCAGCGCCGGCGGCGTGCCGGTGCTGGGTGCGCCGGGCTGCGCGCGCTCGCCGGTCGAGAACGGGTTTGACTGGGTCTTGATGCGGCTGCTCGCCGGCATCAAGGTGACGCGCTCGGATCTCACCGGCATGGGCGTCGGCGGCCTGTTGATGGAGATCGTGACGCGGCCGCAGCCGCGCACCGTGCCGGACACCGAAGGCAACCGCAACGTTGCGGCGATCGTGCTCGCCGCGGGACGCTCGACCCGGATGGGCGGCCCGAACAAGCTGCTCGCCGAGCTCGACGGCAAGAAGCTCGCGCGCATCGTCGCCGAGCAGGCGCTGGCCTCGAAGGCCTCGGAGGTGATCGTCGTCACCGGGCATCAGGCCGATCTGGTCGAGCAGGCACTTGATGGACTCAAGGTGAAGCTCGTCCGCAACCCAGATTTCGCCGGTGGCCTCGCGAGCTCTGTGAAGGCGGGCATCGCGGCGGTCTCCGATGCAGCCGACGGCGCGATCGTCTGCCTCGGCGACATGCCGCTGATCGATGCGCAGCTGATCGACCGTTTGATCGAGACCTTCGAGCCCGACCGCGGCCACCTGATCGCTGTCCCCGTTAGCGAAGGTCGCCGCGGCAATCCGGTGTTGTGGTCGCGGCGCTTCTTCGGGGAATTGATGACGCTCGACGGCGACATCGGTGCCCGTCATCTGATCGCCAAGCATGCCGAGGTGGTCGCCGAGGTCCCGGTCGAAGGCAACAGCGCCTTCCTCGACATCGACACCCCGCAGGCGCTGGAAGCGGCACGGCGGAGCTAA
- a CDS encoding XdhC family protein, translating into MKLEVLKELNAERAARRPVIIVTDTANGEQRLVKANDIAADPLRAELSKQLRMGKSGSVEVSGKKLFLNVYAPTAKLVIIGAVHISQALAPLARSLDYDVTVVDPRTAFASPERFPDVPLVAEWPDVALPPLNVDHYTAFVAVTHDPKIDDPALLHAFDRDCFYIGALGSRKTHAKRAERLRAQGAKDSDIARIHAPIGLDIGAVSPSEIAVAIMAEITAQLRLPPKEKEEAA; encoded by the coding sequence GTGAAACTCGAGGTCCTGAAAGAGCTGAACGCCGAGCGCGCCGCGCGCCGCCCGGTCATCATCGTCACCGACACCGCCAATGGCGAGCAGCGTCTGGTGAAGGCCAACGATATCGCCGCCGATCCGCTGCGCGCCGAGCTTTCAAAGCAGCTGCGGATGGGCAAGAGCGGCAGTGTCGAGGTATCCGGCAAAAAGCTGTTCCTCAACGTCTACGCGCCGACCGCAAAGCTCGTGATCATCGGCGCGGTCCATATCAGCCAGGCCCTGGCGCCGCTGGCGCGCTCGCTCGACTATGACGTGACGGTGGTCGATCCGCGCACCGCGTTTGCGAGCCCGGAGCGCTTCCCCGACGTGCCGCTGGTCGCCGAATGGCCCGACGTCGCGCTGCCGCCGCTCAATGTCGATCACTACACCGCATTCGTCGCGGTGACGCATGATCCGAAGATCGACGATCCGGCGCTGCTGCACGCCTTCGACCGCGACTGCTTCTACATCGGCGCGCTCGGCTCGCGGAAGACGCACGCCAAGCGCGCCGAGCGGCTGCGGGCGCAGGGCGCCAAGGACAGCGACATCGCGCGTATCCACGCGCCGATCGGCCTCGACATCGGCGCGGTGTCGCCGTCCGAGATCGCGGTTGCGATCATGGCCGAGATCACCGCGCAGCTGCGTTTGCCTCCCAAAGAAAAAGAAGAAGCGGCATGA
- a CDS encoding XdhC family protein, which yields MLNRDEDILQAAETWQKQGHGVALATVVETWGSAPRPAGSSLVINDDGTFLGSVSGGCLEGAVVTEALDVIASGQPKMLEFGVADETAWNVGLSCGGTIRVFVEKVG from the coding sequence ATGCTGAACCGCGACGAAGACATCCTGCAGGCCGCCGAGACCTGGCAGAAACAGGGCCATGGCGTGGCGCTCGCCACCGTGGTCGAGACCTGGGGCTCGGCGCCGCGCCCGGCCGGCTCGAGCCTCGTCATCAATGACGACGGCACGTTTCTGGGCTCGGTCTCCGGCGGCTGCCTCGAGGGCGCCGTCGTTACCGAGGCGCTGGACGTGATCGCGAGCGGCCAGCCAAAAATGCTCGAATTCGGCGTTGCCGACGAGACGGCCTGGAATGTCGGCCTGTCCTGCGGGGGTACCATCCGCGTGTTCGTCGAGAAGGTCGGTTAG